The DNA sequence CGCCGCCCGCCAGCATTTCCGGGCCAAGCCCAAGGGGATGGTGGACAAGGTCACCACCGTGAGCGAGGCGGTGGCGCGTCTGATCCACGACGGGGACTACATCGCCATCGGGGGGTTCGGGGCCAACCGCATTCCCACGGCGGTACTGCACGAGATCGTGCGCCAGGGCAAGCGTCACCTGGGGGTCTCGGGCCACACCGCCACCCACGACTTTCAGATCCTGGCAGCCGGGGGCTGCATGGACCGCTGTGACGTGGCCTACGTGGTGGGCCTGGAGGCCCGTGGCCTGTCGCGTGTTGCCCGGCGCCTGTTTGAGGACGGTGGCATCCAGGCCACCGAGTGGACCAACGCCGCCCTGGCCTGGCGCTACCGGGCTGCGGCCATGGGCATCCCGTTCCTACCCGCCCGCCACATCCTGGGGACCGATACCCTGCGCTACAGCGCCGCGAAGGTGATCACCTGCCCCTACACCGGAGTGAAGCTGGTGGCCCTGCCCGCCCTGTATCCCGACGTGGCCGTCGTCCACGTGCACCGGGCCGACCGCTACGGCAACTGTCAGATCGACGGCATCAACGTGGCCGATAGCGACCTGGCCCGCGCCGCCAAACGGGTAATCGTCACCGCGGAACGTCTTGTTTCTACCGACGACTTCAGACGGGAGCCGCACCGGACCGCCATCCCCTTCTTCTGCGTGGACGCCGTCATCGAGGTGCCCTACGGGTCTTACCCCGGCAACATGCCATACGAATACTTCTCGGACGAAGAGCACCTGCGGGAATGGCTGGCGGCTCAGGACGACCCCGAGACC is a window from the Bacillota bacterium genome containing:
- a CDS encoding CoA-transferase, which gives rise to MENEPMQGTRPLFMSPDVDAARQHFRAKPKGMVDKVTTVSEAVARLIHDGDYIAIGGFGANRIPTAVLHEIVRQGKRHLGVSGHTATHDFQILAAGGCMDRCDVAYVVGLEARGLSRVARRLFEDGGIQATEWTNAALAWRYRAAAMGIPFLPARHILGTDTLRYSAAKVITCPYTGVKLVALPALYPDVAVVHVHRADRYGNCQIDGINVADSDLARAAKRVIVTAERLVSTDDFRREPHRTAIPFFCVDAVIEVPYGSYPGNMPYEYFSDEEHLREWLAAQDDPETFRKFLDKYIHGPKDFNEYMELCGGIEKLRRLRALELMLGRPGVT